The proteins below are encoded in one region of Alistipes communis:
- a CDS encoding pyrophosphohydrolase domain-containing protein, whose amino-acid sequence MKKEWNDVREFHEKFGHPVAPQPRMMERGRALSRGKWMNEEVAEFLVAQDIYEQADAMIDLIYFALGTLVEMGLEADELFDIVQKANMAKLWPDGKPHYNPKDGKVIKPDGWEDPAPKIKAYIDAVIARKAQK is encoded by the coding sequence ATGAAAAAAGAGTGGAACGATGTCCGGGAATTTCACGAGAAATTCGGTCATCCCGTCGCCCCGCAGCCGCGTATGATGGAGCGCGGACGCGCCCTGAGCCGCGGGAAGTGGATGAATGAAGAGGTGGCCGAATTTCTTGTAGCACAGGATATTTACGAACAGGCCGACGCCATGATCGATCTGATCTATTTCGCGTTGGGTACGCTGGTGGAGATGGGGCTCGAAGCCGACGAGTTGTTCGACATCGTGCAGAAGGCCAACATGGCCAAACTGTGGCCCGACGGCAAACCGCACTACAACCCCAAGGACGGCAAGGTCATCAAGCCCGACGGGTGGGAAGATCCCGCCCCGAAAATCAAGGCCTATATCGATGCGGTCATCGCCCGCAAGGCGCAGAAATAA
- the glmS gene encoding glutamine--fructose-6-phosphate transaminase (isomerizing) yields MCGIVGYIGSKEAYPVLIKGLHRLEYRGYDSSGVAMISDEGKLNIYKAKGKVAALEHFAESKDRSGTVGIAHTRWATHGEPNDTNAHPHASQSGDLAIVHNGTIENYTVVKKALEQHGYAFRSETDTEVVVQLIDYIRTDTGCTLFEAVREACHQIVGAYAIAVIDRRNPNQIVVARKSSPLVIGVGDGEYFIASDATPIVEYTNRVVYLNDDEIAVINRGESLHVFNMDNKESKVNIQKLRMSISELEKGGYPHFMLKEIFEQPRTLRDCIRGRVSADGKHVVLSGVLDNKERFLDAHRILIVACGTSWHAALIGKHLFEDMCRIPVEVEYASEFRYRNPVVSDKDVLIAMSQSGETADTLAALELAKEQGAFVFGICNVIGSSIPRATDSGCYIHVGPEIGVASTKAFTGQVTVLAMMALMLGRMKGTIADEAFERVTRDLHRLPELLQEVLELDTRVKDLSKIFTYAKNFLYLGRGYNYPAALEGALKLKEISYIHAEGCPAAEMKHGTIALIDDDMPTVVIAPRDKIYDKTVSNIQQIKARNGRIIALVTRGDEVAAKIADYVIEIPEVCECLSPILTSVPLQLLAYYVAVNKGRNVDQPRNLAKSVTVE; encoded by the coding sequence ATGTGCGGTATCGTCGGATATATCGGGAGCAAGGAGGCTTATCCCGTACTGATCAAAGGACTTCACAGGCTGGAATATCGGGGTTACGACTCTTCGGGCGTAGCCATGATTTCGGACGAAGGAAAACTCAACATCTATAAGGCCAAAGGAAAGGTCGCGGCGCTGGAACATTTCGCCGAGTCGAAAGACCGCAGCGGCACGGTCGGCATCGCTCACACGCGCTGGGCGACGCACGGCGAACCCAACGACACGAACGCCCATCCCCACGCTTCGCAGTCGGGTGATCTGGCCATCGTGCACAACGGGACGATCGAGAACTATACGGTGGTCAAGAAGGCGCTCGAACAGCACGGCTACGCGTTCCGCAGCGAGACCGATACGGAGGTGGTCGTCCAGCTGATCGACTACATCCGTACCGACACGGGCTGCACGCTCTTCGAAGCGGTGCGCGAGGCGTGCCACCAGATCGTCGGCGCTTATGCCATCGCGGTGATCGACCGCCGCAATCCCAACCAGATCGTCGTGGCGCGCAAGAGCAGCCCGCTGGTGATCGGCGTAGGCGACGGCGAGTATTTCATCGCGTCGGATGCAACGCCGATCGTCGAATACACGAACCGCGTGGTCTATCTCAACGACGACGAGATCGCCGTCATCAACCGGGGCGAGTCGCTCCACGTCTTCAACATGGACAACAAGGAGTCGAAGGTCAACATCCAGAAACTCCGGATGAGCATCTCGGAGCTGGAAAAGGGGGGCTATCCCCACTTCATGCTCAAAGAGATCTTCGAGCAGCCCCGCACGCTGCGCGACTGCATCCGCGGCCGCGTGAGCGCCGACGGCAAGCACGTCGTGCTGTCGGGCGTACTCGACAACAAGGAGCGCTTCCTCGACGCCCACCGCATCCTCATCGTGGCGTGCGGCACGTCGTGGCACGCCGCGCTGATCGGCAAGCATCTCTTCGAGGACATGTGCCGCATACCGGTCGAGGTGGAGTACGCCAGCGAATTCCGCTACCGCAATCCGGTCGTGAGCGACAAGGACGTGCTGATTGCCATGTCGCAGTCGGGCGAGACGGCCGACACGCTCGCCGCACTGGAACTGGCCAAGGAGCAGGGCGCCTTCGTCTTCGGTATCTGCAACGTCATCGGTTCGTCGATTCCGCGCGCCACCGATTCGGGGTGTTACATCCACGTCGGACCCGAAATCGGCGTCGCCTCGACCAAGGCCTTCACCGGACAGGTGACCGTGCTGGCGATGATGGCGCTGATGCTCGGCCGCATGAAGGGCACGATCGCCGATGAGGCGTTCGAACGGGTCACGCGCGACCTGCACCGGTTGCCGGAGTTGTTGCAGGAGGTGCTCGAACTCGACACGCGGGTGAAAGACCTCTCCAAAATATTCACCTACGCCAAGAATTTCCTCTATCTGGGGCGCGGCTACAATTACCCGGCCGCACTCGAAGGGGCGCTCAAACTCAAAGAGATTTCGTATATCCATGCCGAAGGGTGTCCCGCCGCCGAGATGAAGCACGGCACGATCGCCCTGATCGACGACGACATGCCCACGGTGGTGATCGCTCCGCGCGACAAGATCTACGACAAGACGGTGAGCAACATCCAGCAGATCAAGGCACGCAACGGCCGCATCATCGCCCTCGTCACGCGCGGTGACGAGGTGGCGGCGAAGATCGCCGACTACGTGATCGAGATTCCGGAGGTATGCGAATGCCTTTCGCCGATCCTTACGTCGGTGCCGTTGCAGCTGCTGGCCTACTACGTGGCCGTCAACAAGGGCCGCAACGTCGACCAGCCGCGCAATCTGGCCAAGTCGGTGACTGTGGAGTGA